The genomic interval ACTGGGACTCCAGGCCCAGGCTGACAGTAGCTGGGGCCCCTGCCTGTGTCCAGTCCCTGCGCCCCTGTGGGCACCCACCTTCCGGCCCTTCTCGTTGTTGGGCAGATAGCAGTGGCGTGGGAATCCTCTGGCGGTGAACTTCTTCCCCGGATTGGGGTGCTCAGGGCCCTGTGGGGAGGGGCAGCAGGGACTTAAGCCACAGCAGGTGGAGGACTCCGGTGGGGAAGGCCTTGAGGTGGGGGCCTGAGGGGCCGGTAGCCTCACCTGAATGCCCGTGGGGATATCGTAGACGATTCGGATGGTCTGGGTGTCGGCGAAGCCGGGCAGCGAGTGGGGGATGAGGTGGAACTCCATCTTCCCAGGGGGCTGGGTCCCTGTCTTCTCCCCATAGATGGCTTTGCAGGTGGGGCACTGCAGGCTGCCATCCTGGGTGGGGGCGGGAGGTGTGAGTGTCCGGGCGCCCGCCCCTGCCGGCTCCCCTCCTGCCTGCGCAGCTCACCTTGTTGCCGTTGGAGTACATGGCCACGAGGCACAGCAGGTGGTACATGTGGCCACAGCGGCCCAGGCGGCCCACAAGCTCTGGGCGCACGCCCTTGTGCCGCAGCACACCCTCATAGCCCGACGCGGTGACAAGCCGCTCCATGCAGATGGTGCAATCCTGGGGGCAGGAAGGGGGAATGagctctggggaggggaggggcaggaccTTCGGCCACCATTGGCAGCAGCCATTTGGCAGAGGAAGAGAGGATACCCTCATGTCCCAGAGGAGCCCTCCACCCCCTCCAGATGTACTAATGGCTTaactctcaaaaacaaaactttaaaaacattttgggggAAATGTGACGGTGAAATTTTCATGTCAATCTTCAAAAGATTGACATGTGATTCTCTTAACCTCAAGCTCTTCTGGTCATCAAGAGACCTCACAAAAGCCAAGTGGCAAGAGCCTGCTGGGGGGAGGGACCCCTATTACCTAAAACCCAGAGAAGTCTGCAGCGCGGTGCGAGGCTTGGCCCCTCCCCAGGGACTCACCTCATCAGGAGGGTTTTTCACCTTCTGCATGTACCTTCGAACCACATCCTCGGGGTTCTTACCTGTAGGGGACACAAGAGGCGGGGCTTGAGGGCATCCAGAGTCTCGCCTCTGTCCCGGGCTTGACTGGGGACGGGGTTAGGGATGGAGGGCTGCCCAGAGGTGCAAGGTTTGCTGGGGGCTAGCTATAATGGGAGTTCCCGAAGGATGTGGTGGGTCAGGGACCGGGACAGGGGAGACAGGGGAGGTGACAAGTCTTAACAAACTAGAGGCCGGGGTCGGCAGGGTTGCAGAAGGCGTACTCTTCTTAAGGTGCTTCTTCTTGGTCTTGCGGCACACCCCGGGCACGCCGGGCACGGGCTTGACATCGCTCTTGCtgaccggcggcgggtgcaggaTGGGCTTTGGAGCACGCGTCAGGCACACTGGCAGCCCCGCCGCACACAGCAGGATCCCCGTCATCCCTGGGGGCGGGGCGAAACATCAGGGGTGGGGCGTCTCCCTGGCCACGCCCACACTCACGTATGCCCTTCCTCACTAATGGACAGATGCTCCTTCAGGGCCTCGCCCCCGTCACTTGCCCCGCCCCTGACCCCACCCACTGAGCCCCGCCCCTAGTCGGAGCCTAGTGCACCCAATACTAGTGGGTGTTTTCCTGGATCCGCCCACCAGCAGCCAAGGGGCGGAGCCATGGGGCTGATGGGCGGAACTGCATCCTTCTGGTCCCCTTCTGGCCTGCAACCCACCTGCCAGGGCCGGATGGACCGGTCCGGTACCATTCAAGTTCTTCACCGGGAGCGCGGGGACACTGTGGGAATAAGAAAAGAGGCGGCAGCTGGACACCAGTCCCCTGACCCCATTAGAGGATCTCGTTTGCCTTGGGTCTCTGACCCCTGGGCACACCCTGATCTCTTGGTGCAGGACACCATTCCTACCATGGCATCCTATTTTGGGGTGTGGTGTGGTCAGGACGGCTGCGACTCTAGTGGGATGCTCCCTTGGGCTTAGCTCGGACTCTGCACCCCACAGCCGGCCTCCTCCGTTTCCCTGGTGACTGTGCCCTAAATCCAACTATCAGTGATTTAGCACGGCTCTGATGTGGCTGTACAGAACACTAATACCCATAAAAGAACTCAGGGATAAAACAAATTAGGaaacactttctctctctctctctctctctctctctctctctctctctctctcgtcttaAGGAGTCTGAGGGCATCCTGAAAGCACTGGTGAGTCCGTGTAAGGGTACATGGTCGGCAATAGTCCATCCAGGTCTTTCAAAGACATCTGATGATGAATATTCCTTCCACAAAATTCACCAACATCAGTGCTTGGGACTAAGGCAGCCCCTGGGAAAAAGTACCAGAGATGCTTCCGCTTCTCCTGAGCCCCTGCTCAGCCGTGAGCCCCGGTACATCATTCTGCCTCTCCCAATCTGCTTCCCCATCTGCAGCATGGGGTGATGAGGtacctccttttttgtttgctGTGAGAATTCAATGAAATTCCCCAAGTCCAGAGCCGACACAATTCCTAGCACCCAGTAAAGACTTCAAAGCATTATCAGCATCCTCACCATCACCTGCATCCTCACCGTCACCCACATCCTCACTGTCACCTGCATCCTCACTGTCACCCACATCCTGTCACCTGCATCGTTACCAACACCTCTGGCCAAGGGATTTCTCTGCTGAGCCTCCTCCCCTAAGTCACAGTGTGACTCCTCTCCATCTGAGAGAGGGAGCCACAGTAGGAAGGGCTGCTCTGCCAGCCTGGAGCAAGTCTCTTAAACTCTGTAAAGTGGAAGCTCACACGGGGGCCTGCTGGGGGACTGGGCACCCGCCTGCCCGAATCTTCATGGCTTTAGCTCCGGCTGATGCAGGCGAATGGTGTCCGGCTCTGCTGGGCTTGGAGCCCAGGCTGGACAGTTAGGAAGAGCAGCAGCATCTGAGGGCGGGGGATTctccttggggtgggggtggggtcaaGAAGGGAGGGGACGGGGACAGCTGAAGCAGGAGCAGCAGCCTCTTGGCTGGCCTGCAGAGGTAGGAGCCTGGCCAATGCTGCCTGGTCACTTGTCCCCAGTAGGCACAGTTGGCTCGGGGTTGTTGGCTGGGGTGCCTCTTCAAGCAAATGGTGCCCTTGGCAGGCTTGGGACCACTGTGGTGGGTCCAGAAACAGGCACACACACATCcgcagagacactgtgcctacaTATGcctgggaacacacacacacacacacacacacacacacacacacggaggcACACACAAAACCTCCCAAGGAACACactacacacatgcacagagaCACACAAACACTGTCCCAGGGAACTTGTGACAAATTAACGTGCACACATACCAGGGGACCCACTTCCCTGCACACAGATAAACACAGATGCTTGGGGAAGACACTGAAGCTGGGACACGCTCACACACTACCCCTCGTACATGCAGAAGCTCATACGTACAGACAAGCTAACCACTGGGGGGACGCAGTTGGACAAGGGAAGCCAGCTCATGCCTACTGGGACAGCCCCTGTCATGGCCACCCCTCTGGGACACACGGAGGACAGGCCCTGGTCTCCTGGGACCTGTGGGGAGCAGATGGCAAATTGGGTGGATGGGCACTTGGCCCTGGCATGAGCACCAGCACCTACAGCCCTCAGGGACTTGCCGTGCACCCATGGAGTCGACGGACCCACTCACAGCACACAAGGGACACGCACACACGCTCTCTCCTGCCACACAGGGGGACACAGGTGCTCACACTCTGATCTGCACCCCACGCTGGCACACAGATGCCCAGCACAGGAGGGCCCCCCACCACAGGCACAGTTTGCAGCTTGTGGCCACTTGGTCACGCAGGTGGGCTGTAGTTCACCCCAGACCCCTCCTAGGCCCTCCCAGGGCCTGCAAGAGACACCAGGGTCCAGCCATGGAGGAGGTCCTGGGGTGATGTTGTCACTGCACACAGCCCCTGAGGATGGCGGGGTGGGAGGACAGGCCCTGGGTGTCCCAGGATCTGCAAGGGGCTGGGTCTGAGGGTCCACACGGGCAGAGCTCGTGGCCGGTACAGGGGCGAGGGGAGGGTGCTCTTCTCCTGGCACCTGCTGGGGCTCAAAGCTGGCGGGGCTGAGGATCCATCTGCCCTTCTCAGGTTGTCACAATCTCCCAGGACCTTCTAGGACTTCTTGCATGCTTTATAGGACAGCAGACAGGCATGTCCCCAGTGCTCCTCATCCTGACTCTGCCCTTCAGACACCTCCCGGCCGGGGTCTGCCCACCCTTCTTCCTTGCTTTGAGTCTCGTGAGAAGAGAACGTCCCTCGGATCCAGGACCATCAATCAAATGGTGGACAGAAAACTCTTTAGCATGCATACCACCACCTAGGTGTCCCCCCCCCCAGGGCAGACATCACCAATCCACCCCAGCACTCCTCGAGCTGAGCAGATCCCGCCACAGCCATGCAGTAGCTGCTCTCAGTCAGAGAGACCCATGGCAGCCAGGGTCTATGGTGCAGGCAAAGTCTGGCCCCACTGATGACCTGGCCTTGCTGAGCCTTTGGCCTGGGAGCTAGGCAGGGGGTGCCCCAAGAAGGTTTTAGACCTTGGAGCCCCAAAATACCTGAAAGCCCAGAAAGCCCTGGTTTACGAAAGCCAGTCTGGCCCCGGGAGAGGGCTGGGCGCACGTGTGACAGCGGggcgtttttatttttttaaatgtaccacTGCTGAGCGAGGGGGACAGTCCCAAGGTGGCCCCCAGCCATCTCAATCTGCAGGCCGCCTGCGAGAACCCTGGGTAGCCCGGTTCCCATGACGCCCAGCGTGGGAGCCGCCCAGGGCCCCCTTTTGATGTGGGACGTGCGTTTCCTCCCGGCAGTGAGAACATCCTCCTGCCTGGACACCGCTTGCCGCCGCGGGCCTCCAGAGGGGGACCACCACCACCCCTGCCCTGCCTCCGGGGGCCCAGCCATCAGGTCTGAGGAATCCtgtggcccttttgaaatctgcTCTGGCCAGAAGCCAGATCTGGCTCATCCAGGGCAGGGATGCAGCTGCGGTCACCCTTCTCAGTCCTGTATCAGACCCGGGTGCTCCAGGCTCTGGGTCCCCGTGGCTCCCGAAGGGCTCAGAACCTCTCCCCATCACCTGACCCTGTCTCCTCTTCCAACCCTGTTTCCTGTGCACGCAcctggcactgctcccctccTGCCTGCCGTCCTGGTGTCCCTGTGTCCCTCACCATGACGCGCACattcccaccccagggcctttgcatgcgCTGGCTCCGTGCCCAGGACACTCTTTCTCAGATCTCCCCAGGGAATTGCCTGACCCAGGTCTCTGCTCAAAGGTCACCATAGTGGAGTGACGTCCCTGTCTTTGTCCTTaccttacttatttttgtttttgtgtcatAACAATTGCGGTGCATGTCCAGGCCCTGTGCCATCTGGCCTGTCCCTGCCTGTGACCCATCTCCTACCTCTCCACCCTCCACTCCAGATACCTCAGCTGCTCCTCCAGCAGGAGCACAGTCCCTTTACCAGGAATCGTACTGTGTCCTCCGTGGGAAGGAaggcttccccccaccccagctcccagtGGCTGACTCCTCTCGGATGAATGACGCCTGCTGGGGCCCAGCTGTCTTGACCTCCTGACTTCCCACCAGCAGAGAAGCACCTAGTAGATGTTCAATGCACGCTCCTTGCAGGAGTGGATTCTGTGGGGCTCTTCCAAGCAGGTGACTCACAAGCACGTGCTCTGCTCGGGACACGGTCTCCTTAGACATCCTCTGCACAGGTTTGAAGTGACTCACAGAGTCCCAGAGAGCAATCCCCTACAGCTTCCCAGCTCTGGGAGGTTTGTTGCTGGCATTCATCAAGGTGTCACTAAGGGGCATCTGGCAGGGCAGGCCAACACCTTGCTCTAGGAAATGCTGCCCGGGCAGGGCTTCCATGGCTAGGGTTTTGGGAGTGGCCACCTGAAGCAATTTCTCTTATTATGgattagaggctgaggcaggaagctctgattgagggggaaaaaaaaaagtgtcccagCCTTAGTCTAGGAGACAGGGATGGGCTGCATCTCGTCTCCCCGCCAAGGAAGAGCAGATGCTGCCCCCTGTGGCTGGAGGCAGTGCTCGGTAGGACGGGAGGATGCAGGGAGACCTGCTGAGGCTGTTCCTCACACAGTTCCCTGCCCATGTCCATCCGGGTACTTCCACCACACGGTTTCCACCTACACTATCCATCCCTGATTTCCCTCTGCCCTTTGGAGACATCTCAGAGGCCACCATCTGCACAGCCTCTTCTGACCTGACCACAGTGGATTCATATCTATGTCTTCTTTTCACCCAGAAGGATGGTGTCTGTTTTTCTGAGGAGGAAAGCATTTTCTCTCTGTGTGGCTCCACCCTTTTCTCTTCTACCAGATTGTGAGCTGCTAGAAATGTCTGACCCACGACGCACCCACCCTGTGACCCCGGGATTGTCACACTATGAAATGCACTCTGGGTATGTTCCAGGAGGGGGGGAGCCAGTCCTGGTCTCCTGGGGGAAGGGGCCGGTGTCCTCAGAAACAGTGATTccaatttgaatttcaaatgtgACTCCATTCCCAGAGACAAGGTGAGAGCAGAGACACCCAATCCACCTCGTACACACGACTGCCACCCACCCGGCGCCCATGGCAGGCATCACCAATCAATCCCAGCACTCCTAACCCATAGGCCCAGATGCAGTTTCACACTCCTCCCGAGGTCACTGCCACTGGGAGAGCTGTGTTCCCGAAACCTATTGGAGAGGATCACAGAGATGGAAGGTGAATTCACCTAGGTCCCCCAGCTGGCGAGTGGAGCAGCGGGCACCAGGTCCTGGGGTTTCTGGGTCAGAGTGCAGGATGACCACACCAGGTTGGTCTGGGACCATCTGGGATCGATCCAGACTCCAGAAGCCTCTGAGCCCCAGAGCTGGGCTGAAGCCTGGGGACCTGGACTGTGGGGTGGCTCAGCCCGGGGACGCTGGGTTGGGGGCTGTGCCAGTGGGTACATGGCCAGGGGACCACGTGGTCACTCCCTGCGGGTCAGCTGGGGTTCCATTTCTCGTCTGCAcctggcccctgcccctcccccaccccatcccccagaCTCCACACACTCTCTGATGGCCGTGTCCAGCCCCTGCTGGCCTCAGGTCCCTGGCATACACCAGGCAGCTAGCTCCCTGGGGAGCCCTCGGCCCTGGCAGCAGTGGGTGGAGGGGCAGGAGAGCACGTCCATCTGCCTCTCTGTCAAAGCacccctccctcctgccacctCCTGGAGAGGGATCTGACGGTGACTGGCATCTGGGGATCAGACTTATCCAGAGGCTGGGGGGCCTGGGGGTCACCCTCTTTCACCGCTGGTCTCAGGGCCCCCCAGCGCTTGgccaggtggggagggagggcggCTGCCGTTCCCACGGCCTGAGTGGCCACGTGGTGCAGTGTGGTGCAGGGGGTGCGGTCTGgcctcccagggagcagggcaggaagTGCCTCAGGTGGGGGCTGGGTGGGGAGCCTCTGGCTGGCCTCAGCCTCGTGGGAGGCAGTcacagccccagcaccagctgggccagaaaagggggagggggaggccagaGGCTGCAGGGACCAGTCCTGGACAGGACTCGGCCAGGACAGGACTGAGTCGGTGGTACCTTTTGGTCTATGAAGACCTTTGAGCCTATTATAGGTAATTCCTGGGAAAGAACTGCAGCAGCAAATACAATCACGGCCTCTGCAGGTCCGCCCCTTCCCTTGGACTCCCTGATACCCTCCGGACCATGGCCCAAAATGGCATGGGGACATGGGTGGGCACTTCAATACCCTGGCTAACTTGGGTTTTCAAATCGGGGTCTTAAGTGCTTGACCTTGAGCAagtgtctcagcctccctgtcCTCATTTGGAAACAGAGATAACAGGACCGGTTGTGGGGGTTTTGCCACAGCTGAGAGGTGATGCGTGTAGAGACTGAAGTCGCGCCTGGGACACAGCGATGCTCAATAAATAGAAACAGGCCGCAGctgtccctctccccacctcccacgtGGGATGGAAACTCTGAGTCTGGTTCCCCTGCCCCACAGCTGTGTTCCAAAGTGCTGGACGCTGACCTGTCAGGAGACAGGACGGATCTTCCCCACCCCTGCATGTCCCCCAGGCCCAGACGGCCAGCTGGCGCCTGCCCCAGTACAGAACACGTGGAAAAAACTTCCAGCCAGGTGGACACTCTGCCCCCActggctgtgtgactctgggcaggTTCATCTCCCTCTCTGGGCATGTTCCCTCACTCCAGGTCTGAGGTGGGGGCTGTCTGGAGCGTCCTGTGCCCACTGCACGCTGGTCAGGGGGATGGTGGGAAAGCATCTGCCTGTCATCAGCTCTGCCAACTGCGACTGTGAGAGGTGGTGGCTGCAGCTCGGTTTGTCAGGTGGGGAAACAGAGGCCAGAGAGGCcaagtcacttgcccaaggtcacccaaccagaagggtggggggaagggagatGGAGGAGCCGAGGGGAGGAGGCTGAAGACAGACAGAGCCAGAGAGAGCAAGCTGGACTGCGGAGGGCCAGAGGAGACGCTCAGAGGGTGGCGAGAGGCCAGGGGACCTGGCCCCAGATTCTCACCCAGGACCTCAGAATGGGGCCCCCTCTGGCTGGTGCCCCACACTGCAGCAGGTCCTCAAGGTGGGTCCTGATCCAGCAGGACTGGTGTCCCTTTAAGGGGAGGAAACTCAGCACAGAGTAGGACTTCGTGAGGCCTCAGGAGGAACCAGCCCCGCCCGCCCGCACCTCCATCTCAGAATTCCAGGGCCACAACAAGAGGACACATGTCTGGTGTCAAGCCGTTCGGCTGGGGGCACTGTGTCCCCACAGCCCTGGCCAGCTCACACCGACACAGGcggagggagggggaggacagGGGCTGAGGGGGGCCAGGGTGCGGAGGGAGACACCCAGCCCCAGTTCCTCCACACCGAGCTGCGCTGGCCTCGTTGCCCTGGCAACAGGAGGCTCCGGTGGAGGAGGCGGGGCCTGCGCTCGGGGTGGGTCTGCGTGTCCGCGCTCAGCCCCGGAGGCCCTCGGCCCGTGTGCCCAGGGTCTGGGGTGAGGCTGGGCAGCGTCCGCAttatggggagggaggagggaggcccgGGCAGTGCCCCCGCCTTTCAGGCCAATGTCTGAGCTCAGGGAAGGTCAGAAGTAGCTTCCAGGGGGACGAAGAGGGGCTGGGAAGGGGCGACCTCAGGCAGGTCCCAGGAGGACCCCAAGGAGAAGGCTTCCTTCCCACCGCCCTCTTGAGCTCAAGAGCACTCTATGGCTCCCGCTGCAGGCAGCACCGACCGCGGGCTCCCTGGAGGCCCCAGGACCGGCTCTGTTACCCCATCTGGAAAGAACCTCAGCACTCGCTGCCCCAAGGGAGCCTCCAGAACCTTCTGGATTCATTCCTACCCACCCCTCGGCACTCGTCCTGCCCAGGATGCCCTTCCCCCTCTGGCTGGTGCCCCACACTGCAGCCTGCATCCGCCTCACTCCTCCTGCCCTGAGCGTCCAGGCCTTCAAGTCCGCTGGAGATGCACGTGCCTCCCACTGCCTGGAACAGCCCTGCTTCACATCTGCGCCCTCCTCAGAGGTCCTCCCTGACCACCGCTCCCTCTTCCGATACTGCCCTCTCTCCAGAGGTCAGGTGCAAAGACTCCTTTATGGCCCTATGTCCACCTCCCTGGCCATCTGCGTGCTCCACGAAGACACTGCATTGTCTTCTGCAGCTCCGTGGACTCGCAACAGTCCCCATTTGGAGAATTAATACTGGACGAGAAAAGCTGAGTAACTCCCAGCCTGCCCTAGAACAATGGCTCTCAAAACTTTCATCAGTgacagctgggcacggtggcacaggcttgtaatcccagcgacttggagGGCTgagggaggatcccaagttcaaggccagtctcagcagcttaatgagactctgcctctaaattaaaaaaaaaaaattaaaaggactgggtgtggctcagtgataaagtgtccctggggtCTGTCCCTAatacaaaggaggaggaggaggagggagggaagtgggaggaggaagaggagaagaagaagaaaacacattACATCAAAGGCAAATTAATTCTGTCTGGCAAGGGCTTAAGCATGTGCAGAAATGATGCGAATTTTAAGTTGTTGGAACTATGCTACATGCCACTTTGACCTATCCTACCCAATCTTGTCCTTTCTATTCTGTTACAAGGAGATTCTGCTGGTGATCCTGAAGGTCATGCACTCAGGTCATTACTGCCAGTCTCCTGGGCTGTCCAAGGCGGGGTACAGATAGAGTTGGTCTTTCTGCCACCTCCCCTGGAGGACCACAGCCCACATCCACCTGTTCCTCCCTCTCTGGCCCAGGCTGAGGACTCTCAGTAGGAGGGTCAGGCCGGGCCCTCTGCTCAGATCGGGCCTGAGCCCCAGGGTGAGCAGCCAGCAGGAGCTCCCTGGCTCCCTGGTCTGGGACTTGGAGCACCTTAGCCCAGGGATTTCCAGACTCAGTAACGACGGGGTTCTTTCCCCATGAACTTCTGTTGGCAAAGCCAGACTGGACAAGGGAATTCCAGCAGCGGCTCTTCTCTGGCTAATGCGAGGGCAGAGGGCCCGGCTCCTGCTTGCTGGtcttccctgcagcccctcccagcccctgcgGCTATTCCAAGTCATCCCAGGGTCCCTGGAGCCCAGTTTGAAGACCAGCAAGTTAACCCAAAGTGATGGTGATACTTCTGGTGCAGATTACAGGGAAATATTATGGGCAAGCGGCCAAAGCTTGATTCAGCGGTGGAAGAGCCTCAGGGACTCAGATGGGCCCCAAGGCCCCAAACTCACTAAGACAGCCGAGTGCACACGGGAATCCTAAGGCCTGGGCGCCAATCTCTGCTCTCCCCGAGTGACCCTCAGAAGTCACCACACCTCAGTCTCCCCGTCTGTACCATGGGAACGCTGAGTTGTTCCGGGGAATAAATGGGGACACAGAGGAACTAGCTGCGGAGCACAGAGGCAGCACGGGATTGCCACAGCGCTTGCCTGGGGGGTGAACGGCGTGATCTTGGGGAATATTTTGTGATTCAGGGACCTCACCTGTGTCCCGGGAGGATGCTCACCTCACAGGTCCTTGTGCAGGAGATACATCCTGGGCAACCCTTTACGGGCTCAGGTAAAGCTCGACACAGGGTGCATTCTTAAGGGTGCTACATTAATGGCCATTTGCATTGTTACTGCAATCTTGGCTCTGGGCTCTAATGGGCGGCTGAGCTTTCTCCTGGCCTGCAGTGacacagccccctcccccagggccccGTCTTACCCGGGTGGGATGGAGGCGCGCGCGCTCACGCTGGTGGTGCGCTGGGGCCCGGGCCGGTTGAGGTTGTTCTGCCCCGGGGTGGGCGCGCCGCTGGGGGCGCTAGGGCTCCTCGGGGGCACCCCGGGGGGCGGCGTGGGTTCCGCGGGGCCGGTGGCGGGCGCGGCCCAGAGCGCGGCGCCCGCGAAGGTGGCGCTGGGGCGTACGGCGAGCGTGCCAGGTGGCCCTCCGGGCGGTGGTGGCGGGGGCGCGGGGGGCGCGGAGGGCGCCTTGCGGCGCTGCGAGGCCAGGATGGCGTTGGAGGCGGCTCGCGTGCTGTTGACCAGCAGGCACTGCTGGCAGGAGCAGGGCTGGCCCGAGCTGGCGCCCACGGGCCACGACTGCGACTTGGGGATGGAGCCCACGGTGAGCGGGTAGGCCAGG from Urocitellus parryii isolate mUroPar1 chromosome 3, mUroPar1.hap1, whole genome shotgun sequence carries:
- the Dtx1 gene encoding E3 ubiquitin-protein ligase DTX1, with product MSRPGQGVMVPGSGLGFPPQNVARVVVWEWLNEHSRWRPYTATVCHHIENVLKEDARGSVVLGQVDAQLVPYIIDLQSMHQFRQDTGTMRPVRRNFYDPSSAPGKGIVWEWENDGGAWTAYDMDICITIQNAYEKQHPWLDLSSLGFCYLIYFNSMSQMNRQTRRRRRLRRRLDLAYPLTVGSIPKSQSWPVGASSGQPCSCQQCLLVNSTRAASNAILASQRRKAPSAPPAPPPPPPGGPPGTLAVRPSATFAGAALWAAPATGPAEPTPPPGVPPRSPSAPSGAPTPGQNNLNRPGPQRTTSVSARASIPPGVPALPVKNLNGTGPVHPALAGMTGILLCAAGLPVCLTRAPKPILHPPPVSKSDVKPVPGVPGVCRKTKKKHLKKSKNPEDVVRRYMQKVKNPPDEDCTICMERLVTASGYEGVLRHKGVRPELVGRLGRCGHMYHLLCLVAMYSNGNKDGSLQCPTCKAIYGEKTGTQPPGKMEFHLIPHSLPGFADTQTIRIVYDIPTGIQGPEHPNPGKKFTARGFPRHCYLPNNEKGRKVLRLLITAWERRLIFTIGTSNTTGESDTVVWNEIHHKTEFGSNLTGHGYPDASYLDNVLAELTAQGVSEAAAKA